TAGGCCTAGCAAAGTACCGATGAAACCCACAAGAACTCGACAAATGGACGCCCTGTATCAGTCGAAACTGACATGTGGTGAATTGTCTTGTCAGCCTCACACTACAAaacttcctctctcttttttttcacttGCTCTCTCTGTCACAATTATCACCTCATCATCCATCAGTGTCCTATGAAGCACCAGTGGCTATCCCCCGCCGCAAATGAAAAATTCCTGCATCATTGGCGTCAATGAAAGTCGCATTCCAAAGATACCAATTCAAATCGTATAACTGTTGCAAGATGTAGTGGCTAAAAAAATATGCAAATTGCTTAATCCTGAAAATTCTTGATGACACTGTCAATCATAGTGCCTATGTTTGGACTAGTATCATTCTGTATCGTGCAACGGTGAACTGATAAGATTGCACGTCAAGAAAACCAGCAAAAGATTTGATCAAGAAGGTGAGTATGCAAGTCTAAAGATAAACATTATTTGGTGTCTAAGTGACAAATTACACTAGTCAAATTTTCCCTGAGATCAGGAAACCAAACTCTGGACTGTCCGGATTAGAAAACAATCAAATTTTACCATGTAAGGTTAACATTGACAGCCACCgggttgagtttttttttacttcCTACTCTCTCTGTCCTATAAAAAATGCAACTCTCGCTTTCCGCAGGAgtaatttgatcaaatttatacaaagtagtattaatatttatattataaaataagtatcattatattaatcatataatatatttttatactaaATCTAGTATCATTATATTAGTAACTTTTATAAAATTTagtaaaatttaaaattgtttGACTTATCAGAAAAACGAGAGTTGTATTTTTTTCGGAGAaaatactccatccgttccaaattataagtcattctaagaatcctggagagtcaaagtttttcaaatttgaccaaatttatatagcaagataataacatttatgataccaattaagtatcactagattctttattagctatattttcataatatatctatttgatgtcataaatttttatatttctctctataacaTTGGTCAAATGTTGAGatgatttgactctccaaaatttttggaataaCTTAttatttggaacggagggagtagtatttACTACGTTTTCAAAAGTACTCCAGTATTTACCTGTTACGGCGCCGGAGGCAGAGCTGCTTAAATTGGGTTAGGGCAGTGGCGCAGCCTGAAAAGGCAGCCTCATGATATCCACCCCAAACCGAAAAGCTTCCACTTCCAGCTGCAGCGGGGCATCACCAGTTCACCACCACGCTTTGACCTCCAGCCCATTGTCCAATCCCTCAAGCATCATCccccacctcccctcccctATAAATCTCCTCCTCTGCCTCCGATTCGCCACCTAAAGGAGGCGCCTTTCCCCAATTCCACCACCGCGAAAAGGGAGGAAGGACCCGCTCCTCGGACGGCGTTCCCGTTCCGGCCAGTCTACTCTAGTCAGCTCTCCTGCGGTCGGGCGCGATGGAGggcagggccggcggcggggactaCATTGCCAGCCTGCTGAGCTCGGCGCCGAGGCTCGACTTCGGCGTGCTCGGCTCCGTGCCGGCGATgctggacgccgccgcggcgggcggcgacggcggggaggACTGCCTGGAGAGGTTCTGCGGCGACCCCGGGTTCgcggagcgcgcggcgcggctgtCCAGCTTCAGCGGGCAGcgcttcgccggcgccggcgccgcggccggcctcttcgggctgccgctgccggcgcccgcCGCGAGCAACGGCGAGTTCGCCGGCTCCCGGGAGGCGTCGTCGGTGTCCGACCCGGCGTCCGCGATGAAGGACGCCAATGCCAAGAAGAGGAaggcgcccgccgcggccaaAGGCAAGGGCAAGGAGTCCTCTGCCCAGGTGAGCTTCGCGCTGCTGAATTGCTGCCCCGCTAGCTCCTGCCCCGCGTTTCGCGCCACTGACGCTGGAGTTGGCGTCGAAATTCCTTGCGCTCAGGCTGGGGACCAGAAGGATCCGGACGCCAAGAGGTGCAAGACGGAGGGCGCCGaggggaagaaggaggagagccCCGTGAAGCCCAAGTCGGAGCAGGCCGGTAGCGACAGCTCCGTCGAGGACGGCGGGCACAAGCCGGCGGGGAAGGGGAAGAATGCCAAGCCGGTGGAGCCCCCCAAGGACTACGTCCATGTCCGGGCCAGGAGAGGGCAGGCCACTGACAGCCACAGCCTCGCAGAGAGGGTACAGTTCCCATCATTTCCCTGCCATGCCTGCCCCCTTCCAGCTCGTCGAATTCCATCACTCCGTGTTGACTTCATCTTGTGTGTTCAATAGGTGAGAAGGGAGAGGATCAGCCAGAGGATGAAGGTTCTCCAGGACCTGGTGCCAGGATGCAACAAGGTACGTGGAATGAGCAACTTGGAAAAGGAGTACAAGTAGTTCATGTTCATCCCAGAGCCACAAGGTCACCGAAttcttttggttaagggtgtgtttagttggtgaaaaagtttgagtttgggtactgtagcacgtttcgttgttatttgataattaatgtccaattatggattaattaacgtcgttagattcatctcgtgagaATCAGtcagactgtataattagttatttcttttaatatttaatgctttatgcatgtgtctaaaaattcgatATGACGGGTattgtagaaaaaaaaatttggaaactaaactgGGCCTAAATGTTGTTTTGTTTAGGTGATTGGCAAAGCACTTATGCTTGATGAAATCATAAACTACGTCCAGTCTCTGCAACGACAAGTCGAGGTAAGCAGCAGTCCTGTTCAAATCGATTGATGCCATCATCGATGCAGTTTCAGAATTCTGAACAATTTCACTGCCTTGTGGCTGCAGTTCCTCTCCATGAAGCTTGCAACTGTGAATCCACTTGACTTCAGTAACCTGCCTACCCTCCTGCAGAAGGATGTAAGTTTCAACTTCCCCCTTCTGAACATGTCTTGTGATGGTCCACCAAACGACTAGCTACTCACTCATCACATACGCCGCTGCA
The Panicum virgatum strain AP13 chromosome 6N, P.virgatum_v5, whole genome shotgun sequence genome window above contains:
- the LOC120679590 gene encoding transcription factor bHLH78-like, encoding MEGRAGGGDYIASLLSSAPRLDFGVLGSVPAMLDAAAAGGDGGEDCLERFCGDPGFAERAARLSSFSGQRFAGAGAAAGLFGLPLPAPAASNGEFAGSREASSVSDPASAMKDANAKKRKAPAAAKGKGKESSAQAGDQKDPDAKRCKTEGAEGKKEESPVKPKSEQAGSDSSVEDGGHKPAGKGKNAKPVEPPKDYVHVRARRGQATDSHSLAERVRRERISQRMKVLQDLVPGCNKVIGKALMLDEIINYVQSLQRQVEFLSMKLATVNPLDFSNLPTLLQKDMFQACGPSASSVFSLESSSSGFPFSDQGDVFQSFVQNGMENQCGLNPLDLALSQATNGQYAFQDGTPSTNLQQRNFWEDDLQSVFHIDNGQSQEENGCFHGQLQAGHMKMEF